The segment GCTTGGTCACCAGCCTGTCGGCCCTTCCCAGAATACCCTTCAGCAGATCGATGTTGATACGCCCTAAAAACAAGACGCCCACCATGGCCGACACCACGGCCAAGTCGATCAGCACCAGCGCGAACCACCCCAGGGGGATGCCCACCGTCAGCGCCACGGCGCTGAAGCCCACGAGGATGATGACGGCGAAACCCGTGTCGATGGTGATCTGCATGAGCAGCGCCGCCGAACCCGCCTTGCCCGAATCGATGCCGCGCCGGCGGGCGTCGTCGACCACGAGCGTGATGCCCGCGAGGTTGGCCGAGGGCGCCACCGTGTTCATGAAAAACGTGCCGAACACCAAGGGAAGCGTGTTTCTGGCCGAGTACTTCTCGCCCACCGCGTCGAACGCGTAGGTGTAGGCGATGGACTGGAGGAAGTACTTGCCCAGCTGGATGGCGAGCGCGACCACCAGGGGGATCATGGAGCCCTGTTTCATGGTCTCGGCAAGCTCGACCAGCTGGTCGCCGCGCAGCAGGACCACAGCGAGCACGATTATGATGACGACGCCCATCAAGAGCGTGCGGATGCTGACGTTTGGCTTCAAAGCCGACCTCTCGTTCCTAATGCTTGAAGTGGCGCCGCCCCGTGAACACCATGGCGATGCCGAGCCGATCGCACGCCTCGACGCATTCGTCGTCGCGAATAGATCCGCCCGGTTGGATGATAGCGGTGATGCCGCGCGCATGGAACGTCTCTACGTTATCGGCAAAGGGAAGAAACGCGTCCGAAGCCGCCACGAGACCCTCCGGGGATATCCCCAGCCGCCCGCATGCCTCGTGCGCCCGATCGCACGCCAGCTGCGCCGAATCGACGCGATTGGGCTGACCGGGACCCATGCCCAGGCCCGCGCGGTCCTTCGCCACCAAGATGGCGTTGGACTTCACGCCCTTCACCACGCGCCAGGCGAACAGAAGGTCGTCGAGCTCCCGGTCGGTGGGCTTGCGCTTGGTCGCAACGGTGAACGAAGCGGGGTCCTCGGTCACGCGGTCGACGTCTTGCACCAGCAGGCCGCCGTCCACGGTGCGCATCTCGATATCGTCGGTCGCGTCGATGCCGCCGGTTTCGAGCACGCGCAGGTTCGCCTTCGCGCGCAGGAGCTCCAGCGCGCCCTCCGAGAACGAGGGGGCGATGATGACCTCGACGAACTGCTTGTTCAGGTTGATGTGCTCGACCAAAGACGCGGGCACTTCGACGTTGACCGCTATGATGCCGCCGTACGCGCTTTTCGGGTCGCATGCGAACGCGCGGTCGTAGGCCTCGGTGGCGTCTGTCGCCGTCGCCGATCCACAGGGGTTCTGATGCTTGAGGATGACGACCGCGGGCTCGTCGAACTCGCGCGCGAGCGCCCAGCACGCATCGGTGTCGAGGATGTTGTTGTAGGAAAGCGGCTTCCCGTTGAGCTGGCGGGCGTTTGCCAGCGAGTGGGGCGATGCGGTGGGCATGCGGTAGAACGCCGCGGCCTGATGGGGGTTCTCGCCGTAGCGCAGATCCTGCTGCTTGGGGGCGGACAGGCTGATGGCGTCGGGTGCGGAGAACCCGGATGCGCCCTCCTCCCGCGCGATGCGGCCCTCCATCCACGCGCAGATCGCGCCGTCGTAGACGCTCGTGGTCTGGAACACCTTCAGCGCGAGCGCGCGGCGCGTGGCAAGCGTCGTCGCACCGCCGTTCGCGCGCATCTCCTCCAGGATATCGCCGTAGCTTGCCGGGTCGGTGACCACCGCGACGCTCGCGAAGTTCTTGGCGGCGGAGCGCAGCATGGACGGCCCCCCGATGTCGATGTTCTCGATGCAGGTGGCGAAATCGGCGCCCGAAGCCACGGTCTTCTCGAACGCATAGAGGTTCACGACCACCATGTCGATCATCTCGATGCCGTGCTCGGCCGCCTGGGCCATATGCTGGGCATCGTCGCGCCGTGCGAGCAAGCCGCCGTGGACCGCCGGATGCAGCGTCTTCACGCGCCCGCCCATCATCTCGGGAAACTTGGTGACCTCGTCGATCTCGGTAACCGGCACCCCGGCCTCGGCCAGAACGCGGGCCGTTCCGCCCGTCGAGACGATCTGCGCCCCGAACTCATCGGACAGCGCGCGGGCGAACTCCGCCGCGCCCGTCTTGTCGGTCACCGACATCAGCACCCGCTTCACTTGAGGATCGCTCACTGTTCCCTCTTTCCCCTGCGTCATCCTGCTCAACCGATACGATTCACCCGCGCAACCGCGGGCGGAAAACCAATGCTTGCGGCTGCCTAGAGCCGCCCGAGGCTGCGCTCGTGCCTCTCGCGCGCCTCCTCGCTGTAGCGCTGCCGATACCGAACGTCGATCAGCTCGGCGACGATGGCGATGGCCAGCTCGGCGGGGGTCTTCGCCCCGAAGCTCAACCCGATGGGCCGCTTGACCGACTCCCACTGCGCCTCGGTCGCGCCGCCCGCGATCACCAGGTCGTGGACGGTCTCGTTCTTCCCCTTGCAGCCCATCATGCCCACGTAGTGCACGCCGTGCCGCAGCGCCCACACGCAGCTCTCGGGATCGTGCATATGCCCGCGCGTCAGCACGCAGACGTAGTCGGCGGGATCGGCTTCAAGGCTCTCGATCTGGGAGAAGCCCTCCCCCTCCAGCACGATGCGGTGGGCGTCGGGGAAGCGCTCGGCCGAGATGAACGCGGGATCGTAGTCGACCACCGTCACGTCGAAGCCCACCTGGCCCGCGTAACGCGCCAGATAGCTGGCGACGTCGGAAGCACCCAGAAGCCACACGCGCACAGCGTCGAACAGAGGGACGCTTGCCCAGGTGAGGCCGTCGAACTGCTCGGTATGCATCGACGGGCCCCGGGTGACGTCCTTCATCTGGAACAGATCGCGCGGCGAGTACGCGCGCGAGCAGACGACCTCTTTCGCGTCGTTGCAGAAGAACACGAGGGGCCGCCCGTCGGCCGAACCCTGCTCGCCGTACTTCTTGGTGACCTCGTTATCGACGTTGGACACCGCGGCATCCCCGTCGAACACCAGCTTGAAGCCCAGCCAGGCCAGGTCGCCCTCGTCGATGGCCCGAAGCGCCCGGCGAAACGTGGGGAGGTCGTCTTCGGTCAGCGAACCGACCAGCCCTTCGAGCGCCGCAGCGTCGATATGGGGGCGTCCTTTCGAGAACGCCGGGACGTCCTCGAGCGCAAGCGCGGGCGCCTCGCCCCGCTCAAGGGAGGCGATAACGGATTCGAGGGCTTCCCTACGCATCGACGCTCACCTTCCCTTCGGGGGTGACGTGCACGCGGCCCTGCGCGATCATCCCCAGGACCTCGGGGTACAGCAGGTGCTCCATGTCGTGGATGCGCGCGGCGAGGTCGTCTACCGTGTCGCCCTCGCGCACCGCGACGGGCCGCTGCGCGATGATGGGCCCGCGATCGTAATCCTCGTTTGCGAAATGAACGGTGACGCCCGTCACCTTGACGCCGGCGTCGAACGCGTCCTGGATGGCGTGCGCCCCCTTGAACGCAGGCAGCAGCGCGGGATGGAGGTTCACCACGCGGTTGGGAAACGCCTCCAGCAGCACGGGCGTCACCTTGCGCATGTAGCCGGCCATGACCACGTACTGCGCACCCGCGTCGGCCAGCTCCTTGGCGATGAAGCGGTCGGCGGCGATGGGATCGGCATAGGCCTCGCGGTTAAGCCATACCACGGGTATGCCCGCCGCCCGTGCGCGCTCGATGCCGTAGGCGTCGGGGCGGGACGACACCACCTTCACCACCTCGACGGGAAGGCCGTCACTCGACTCGTCCAGGATGGCCTGCAAATTGGTGCCGCTTCCCGAAACCAGGACGCCGATCTTGAGTTTCTCAGACACTGCAATCCCCTTTCCGCCGTTTTCCATTGCACATGGCAGGCTCGCGCGTTCGCGGGCGCGCCTCTACGGGAGCAGCGCGCCGCGGTTCTCGTAGCGAACCACGCCGGCGCCCTCGACGACCGATCCGACCTCGAAGCCCTCTTCCCCGGCCCGCTTCAGCGCGGCCTTCACGTCGGCCACGCGCTCCGGATCGACGATGAGGATCATCCCC is part of the Berryella intestinalis genome and harbors:
- a CDS encoding lysylphosphatidylglycerol synthase transmembrane domain-containing protein, whose product is MKPNVSIRTLLMGVVIIIVLAVVLLRGDQLVELAETMKQGSMIPLVVALAIQLGKYFLQSIAYTYAFDAVGEKYSARNTLPLVFGTFFMNTVAPSANLAGITLVVDDARRRGIDSGKAGSAALLMQITIDTGFAVIILVGFSAVALTVGIPLGWFALVLIDLAVVSAMVGVLFLGRINIDLLKGILGRADRLVTKLRALMKRDPLKPWVDRTAESFAEAAGLIVANPKPTLMSLVCSIGASVCELACFVLVGIGFGVDSIQALVCGYVVATLFAMFSLTPQGVGFVETAVTVAFTTFGESSAAGLSIGLVYRSIVFWMPFLIGAVLIQMTSTFKGEKVLTASKDVDLIPELIDDVFEGSGSAPSEDAAPPSSPKR
- the purN gene encoding phosphoribosylglycinamide formyltransferase; the protein is MSEKLKIGVLVSGSGTNLQAILDESSDGLPVEVVKVVSSRPDAYGIERARAAGIPVVWLNREAYADPIAADRFIAKELADAGAQYVVMAGYMRKVTPVLLEAFPNRVVNLHPALLPAFKGAHAIQDAFDAGVKVTGVTVHFANEDYDRGPIIAQRPVAVREGDTVDDLAARIHDMEHLLYPEVLGMIAQGRVHVTPEGKVSVDA
- a CDS encoding XdhC family protein, with product MRREALESVIASLERGEAPALALEDVPAFSKGRPHIDAAALEGLVGSLTEDDLPTFRRALRAIDEGDLAWLGFKLVFDGDAAVSNVDNEVTKKYGEQGSADGRPLVFFCNDAKEVVCSRAYSPRDLFQMKDVTRGPSMHTEQFDGLTWASVPLFDAVRVWLLGASDVASYLARYAGQVGFDVTVVDYDPAFISAERFPDAHRIVLEGEGFSQIESLEADPADYVCVLTRGHMHDPESCVWALRHGVHYVGMMGCKGKNETVHDLVIAGGATEAQWESVKRPIGLSFGAKTPAELAIAIVAELIDVRYRQRYSEEARERHERSLGRL
- the purH gene encoding bifunctional phosphoribosylaminoimidazolecarboxamide formyltransferase/IMP cyclohydrolase; translation: MSDPQVKRVLMSVTDKTGAAEFARALSDEFGAQIVSTGGTARVLAEAGVPVTEIDEVTKFPEMMGGRVKTLHPAVHGGLLARRDDAQHMAQAAEHGIEMIDMVVVNLYAFEKTVASGADFATCIENIDIGGPSMLRSAAKNFASVAVVTDPASYGDILEEMRANGGATTLATRRALALKVFQTTSVYDGAICAWMEGRIAREEGASGFSAPDAISLSAPKQQDLRYGENPHQAAAFYRMPTASPHSLANARQLNGKPLSYNNILDTDACWALAREFDEPAVVILKHQNPCGSATATDATEAYDRAFACDPKSAYGGIIAVNVEVPASLVEHINLNKQFVEVIIAPSFSEGALELLRAKANLRVLETGGIDATDDIEMRTVDGGLLVQDVDRVTEDPASFTVATKRKPTDRELDDLLFAWRVVKGVKSNAILVAKDRAGLGMGPGQPNRVDSAQLACDRAHEACGRLGISPEGLVAASDAFLPFADNVETFHARGITAIIQPGGSIRDDECVEACDRLGIAMVFTGRRHFKH